A region of the Gemmobacter fulvus genome:
CGAAATGGCGACACAAGACGCAATCTGCGCAGTGGCGCACAGGCTTTGCGCGGCGCTGAGTCGATTGCGGGGCTGGACCAGCGCGGCAAAACCGGCAAAGTGACGGGCGACAGGGTCAGTGCAGCGATGCCCCGGCCCGCAGCCCAGAAGGACATACAGATGAAGCTTTATTACTCTCCGGGGGCCTGTTCGCTGGCCTCGCATATCCTGCTCAAGGAAGTGGCGGCGGACCATGCGATCGAAAAGGTGGATCTGCGCGCCAAGACCACCGAAACCGGGGCGGATTTCACTTCGGTGAACCCGAAAGGCTCTGTTCCGGCGCTGGCGCTGGACAGTGGAGAGGTGCTGACCGAAGGTGTGGCGATCATGCAATTCGTGGCCGACACGGGCGGCGTGGCCGAATTGTCGCCGCCGGTCGGTTCGTTGGCGCGGGCACGGCTGCAAGAGGCACTGAACTTCATCTCCTCCGAAGTCCACAAGGCCTATTCGCCGCTGTTCCGTGGCCCGAGCGAAGAGGCGAAACCCGCCATCCTTGAAAACCTGACCCGCCGTCTGGGTCAGGTCGAAGCGATCCTCGCGGATGGCCGCGCCTATCTGACCGGGCCGGAGTTCAGCGCGGCGGATGCCTATCTGTTCACCGTGACCAACTGGTCGGGGATGCTGAATGTCGATATGTCGGCCTATCCGGCGCTGGCGGCGCTGCGGGACCGCGTGGCGGCACGCCCCTCGGTGCAAGCGGCAATGAAGGCCGAAGGCCTGATCTGAGAAAACCACTGCCTTTGCCCGGCGGGGCAAGGGCAACCCGCCCTATGGGCACGTCAGGCAGGCGCCTGTCCGGGCCTGGCTTCGGGCAGAGCGATGCGGGCCACCTGTTCGGCAATCGGATCCACCGACAGCGGATGCAGTTCGGCGCGGTGATCGGCGGGATCACCGATCTGTTGCCAGGCCCCGGCCTTGTAGATCTCCAGCGCGTCAAACCCGGCCTTGTATCCCATCTTGCGCGACCCTGGCACCCAATAGCCGAGATAGACATAGGGCAGACCGGCCTCGCGCGCGATTTCGATGTGATCGAGGATCAGATAGGTGCCAAGGCTTTGTGGCGTCAGATCCGGGTCATAAAAGCTGTAGACCATCGACAGCCCGTCATCAAAGACATCTGTGAGGCTGACGGCGGCCAGCGTGCGGTTGCGCCCGCCATCCGGGGCCGCGCGGGTATATTCGATCACCCGCGACCGGATCGGGGTTTCTTCGATCATCGCGGCAAATTCGAACACATCCATATCGGCCATGCCGCCATCGGCGTGGCGATGATCCAGATAGCGGCGGAACAGCGTATACTGATCCTCGGTCGCCCAGGGCGAGGTCGGATTGCGGCGCAGCAGCGCATTGCGTTTCTGGATGCGTTTCTGCGTGCGCGAGGGGGTGAAATCTGCCACCCGGATCCGCGCCGACAGGCAGGCCGAACATTCCGCACAGGACGGGCGATACAGCACATTCTGACTGCGCCGGAAGCCCTGTTTTGACAGCGTGTCATTCAGCTTTTGCGCATGTTCGCCTTGCAGCGCGGTGAACAGTTTACGCTCCATCCGCCCTTCGAGATAGGGGCAGGCCTGCGGGGCCGTCACATAAAACTGCGGCGCGATGGGAAGGGTGTGGCGCATGACCGTAAATGAGGAGGGTTTCTGGCGGCGAGGTTAGCAAGGCCAAAGCCCGCCGCCAAGCGTCCTGTTGCGAAAACTTCATGCAAAAGGCGCAGGATTGTGCCTTATCGCGGCCGATTGATCGCCACGGTGCCCAGAATGTGGTCGGTCAGGCCTTGCCCCCGGGCCGAGGTGAGCATCAGGAACCCCGACAGGATCTGCACCAGCAGCGTGCCGATGGACAGGGTATAGCCCAGCGTGTGCAGAAATGCGGTCGCCAGATCGAAGCGTTCGCCATTGCGGGTCAGCATGACCACATTCATCAGGCGCATCCCCGGCGTGGCCGATCCGCCTGCCAAGGTCAGCACGCGGTAGGTGAAGCTGATGAACAGATACAGCAGCGGCAGAAAGAACAGCGCCGTGAACACGGTGAACGGCACGATCACGGCAGTGATCAGCGCGATCAGGATCGTATCCACCACCCAGGCGAGGGCACGTTTGGTGGGCACGCCGGCATAGAATTCGGCCTGGCGGTCGGGGTCGGGCAAATGGGTGTCGGACAGCGCAAACATGAAAGGGCCTCTGAAAGCTGGGAGGGGGGGCCGGATGCGGCCCCCGTCGGGATCAATATGCGGGGATCAGTATGCCCCGGCCTTGGGCGCTTCGGCAACGGCGGGTTCGGTCACGGGTTCGGCGGCCTTGCGGGCGCGGTCATCCATGAAGCTGTCGAACTCCTGCTTGTCCTTGGCGTCGCGCAGGCGTTGCAGGAAGGATTCAAAGGCTTCCTGCTCGTCTTCCAGCCGTTTCAGCATCTCGGACTTGTAGGCGTCAAAGGCGCTGTTGCCAGAGCTGCGACCGGCAGCCGAGAAGGGGCCGCCGAAACGGGTGGCACGGCGGGACGAACAGGCGGATTTGCTGAACATGCGTTTGCTCCAGATCATATAGGCAAGAAGGGCGAGGCCAACGGGCCAGACGAACACGAAACCAAGGATCATCGCGGCGAACCACGCCGGACGGCCCTTGCTGTCGAGCCAAGCTTCGGCCCGGCGCAGGATGTTCGGGCGGCCGCTCATCGCGGCGGAAGGATAGGCAGTATACATAAGCGGTCTCCCGGTTGCGTTTCTATGTGAATGTCTTTCACATGATGGGAGATGCGCATTGCGGGCGCTGGCTTCAAGAGGCGATGTGAATGTTTTTTACATCACCGTTTGCGGGCGCTGCCGTGGCCTTAATGGGGCACGCTTTTCGACAGGGTGTTGATGATCACCACACCGCCCACGATCAGCACCAGACCCAGCACCGCCCAGAGATCCAGCACCTGCCGGAACACGACATAGTTCACCATGGCGATCAAGACGACGCCCATGCCGCTCCAGACCGCATAGACGATGGCCACCGGCAGCACCTGCACCGTGATCGACAGGCAGAAAAACGCCACCGCATAGCAGGCAGCCATGCCGAGCGTGGGCCAGAGGCGCGAAAACTGCTGCGTCATTGGCAGCAGCGAGGTGCCGATCACCTCGAATCCAATGGCAATGCCAAGAATGGTATAGGTGGCGATCTGGCTCATGGCGTGGCTCCGCAATGGGTAAGGGCGATCAGATGGGCATACAGGGCGGCAGGGTCACAGCGGGCAGGGACGGGCACGGCATAGATCTGCGCCAGCCAGTGACCATCGGCGGCAAGGCGCACCGCCTCCAGCGCCGCCGTGCCATCGGTTTCTTGGTGGCGGGCAAGGCGGGCGGTGATCCAGTCGCGCCAGATCTGCGCCAGCGCCGGGTCGCTGAGGCAGGTCAGGGACAGCGATGCCCAGGGCGAGACGCCCCGCGCCGGATCGGGCGGCGCGAAACTGCAGGCGACATAGGCGCGGGTGAACTGACCATAACCGCCCTGATCGGCAGCAAGGGCGGTGTCGATCTCGGCCTCGATCCGCTGCAAGAGATCGGCGCAGGTGGCCTCGATCAGCCCCTGTTTGCTGCCGAAATGGTGAAACAGCGCGCCTTTGGTAACCCCGGCCGCCGCCGCCACGGCAGGCAGCGACAGCGCCATGACACCCTGATCCACCGC
Encoded here:
- the gstA gene encoding glutathione transferase GstA — encoded protein: MKLYYSPGACSLASHILLKEVAADHAIEKVDLRAKTTETGADFTSVNPKGSVPALALDSGEVLTEGVAIMQFVADTGGVAELSPPVGSLARARLQEALNFISSEVHKAYSPLFRGPSEEAKPAILENLTRRLGQVEAILADGRAYLTGPEFSAADAYLFTVTNWSGMLNVDMSAYPALAALRDRVAARPSVQAAMKAEGLI
- a CDS encoding arginyltransferase translates to MRHTLPIAPQFYVTAPQACPYLEGRMERKLFTALQGEHAQKLNDTLSKQGFRRSQNVLYRPSCAECSACLSARIRVADFTPSRTQKRIQKRNALLRRNPTSPWATEDQYTLFRRYLDHRHADGGMADMDVFEFAAMIEETPIRSRVIEYTRAAPDGGRNRTLAAVSLTDVFDDGLSMVYSFYDPDLTPQSLGTYLILDHIEIAREAGLPYVYLGYWVPGSRKMGYKAGFDALEIYKAGAWQQIGDPADHRAELHPLSVDPIAEQVARIALPEARPGQAPA
- a CDS encoding RDD family protein produces the protein MFALSDTHLPDPDRQAEFYAGVPTKRALAWVVDTILIALITAVIVPFTVFTALFFLPLLYLFISFTYRVLTLAGGSATPGMRLMNVVMLTRNGERFDLATAFLHTLGYTLSIGTLLVQILSGFLMLTSARGQGLTDHILGTVAINRPR
- a CDS encoding DUF2852 domain-containing protein codes for the protein MYTAYPSAAMSGRPNILRRAEAWLDSKGRPAWFAAMILGFVFVWPVGLALLAYMIWSKRMFSKSACSSRRATRFGGPFSAAGRSSGNSAFDAYKSEMLKRLEDEQEAFESFLQRLRDAKDKQEFDSFMDDRARKAAEPVTEPAVAEAPKAGAY
- a CDS encoding SMR family transporter, with product MSQIATYTILGIAIGFEVIGTSLLPMTQQFSRLWPTLGMAACYAVAFFCLSITVQVLPVAIVYAVWSGMGVVLIAMVNYVVFRQVLDLWAVLGLVLIVGGVVIINTLSKSVPH
- a CDS encoding TetR/AcrR family transcriptional regulator, producing the protein MTDAHRRPKTPDQTRRALLDAAARIAVDQGVMALSLPAVAAAAGVTKGALFHHFGSKQGLIEATCADLLQRIEAEIDTALAADQGGYGQFTRAYVACSFAPPDPARGVSPWASLSLTCLSDPALAQIWRDWITARLARHQETDGTAALEAVRLAADGHWLAQIYAVPVPARCDPAALYAHLIALTHCGATP